One window from the genome of Nicotiana tomentosiformis chromosome 5, ASM39032v3, whole genome shotgun sequence encodes:
- the LOC138892251 gene encoding uncharacterized protein yields the protein MGKETKDDISFPLVVEIARRIEKVRGQGRKATFEKRPRHFGGFSGASSGGWGSFGRGYPSRLVQSVLQASYGSSSSRGSYGSRPELLAYNAPSSPISAPSIQSYHSGYPGRQETAVDASEDFMARTRTPSSAGRDAGRGTNRGGGQIGVHQTRRQAAPQPKVGNMGQPQATMPDQVQEQGVQDAPSLVPTVVLIVALPTQAPAQTQIFENKEVSLQEFLKLKSPKFTGFDNLADPQSFLDGKLKSLRALGCSSERAVELVTYKLEDTANTWYKTVLLGRPAGATPLTWEEFTKLFMNHFLPDSLMQKYARDFERTVQTPDIDVSTYNTKFFDLARKTENKGRDERAASDLRKKAKTVGSFSGGFDENCRAGSATGTGNRGRGAGDRATVNQGQGNAGRRRVRVFAFTRQDAQASNVVVTVATPIGESLLAEHVYRACQIWVEGRDTLADLIVLDMIDFDMLMGMDWLSSCYAIVDCHAKIAQRILKKGCLGLLAIVNDTRKETVSIENVPVVREFSDVFPKDLPGLPLVREIDFGIDLPPYTQPILIPPYRMEPAELRELKQQLQDLLDKVFIRPSVSPWGAPVLFVKKKDGSLRMCIDYRQLNKITIRNKYHLPCIDDMFDQLQGVSHFSKIDLRIINLESKMKIFLRLLSELDAGTMSFL from the exons AtgggaaaagagactaaggatgatatttctttccccCTGGttgtagagattgctagacggatcgagaaGGTTCGTGGTCAGGGAAGAAAGGCGACCTTtgagaagaggcctcgtcatttcggtggtttcagtggtgcctcatctggaggctgGGGTTCCTTTGGTAGAGGCTATCCTAGTAGGTTGGTACAATCAGTACTTCAGGCATCATATGGTTCTTCGAGcagtcgtggttcttatgggtctcgtCCTGAGCtgctagcctacaatgcacctTCATCTCCCATTAGTGCACCATCGATTCAGAGTTATCACAGTGGTTATCCGGGCCGTCAGG agacagcagttgacgcgagcgaggatttc ATGGCTAGGACACGCACACCCTCATCTGCTGGACGTGATGCTGGACGTGGTACTAACCGGGGTGGCGGTCAAATTGGGGTTCATCAAACTAGAAGACAGGCTGCTCCTCAACCTAAAGTTGGGAACATGGGCCAACCCCAAGCTACTATGCCAGATCAAGTACAAGAACAAGGGGTTCAGGATGCTCCATCACTAGTGCCAACTGTTGTACTTATTGTTGCCTTACCT ACACAAGCACCTGCACAGACTCAGATTTTCGAAAATAAGGAAGTATCCCTACAAGAGTTCCTAaaattgaaatcaccaaaattcacAGGTTTTGATAATTTAGCAGATCCTCAAAGTTTCTTGGATGGGAAACTCAAGTCATTACGTGCTCTAGGATGTTCTAGTGAGAGAGCCGTGGAGCTCGTAACATACAAACTAGAGGATACGGCTAATACATGGTATAAAACTGTGTTGCTAGGAAGGCCAGCAGGAGCAACACCACTGACATGGGAAGAGTTCACTAAGTTGTTCATGAATCATTTTCTTCCAGATAGCCTGATGCAAAAATATGCTAGAGACTTTGAGAGAACGGTTCAGACTCCAGATATAGATGTGTCAACATATAACACCAAGTTTT TCGATCTTGCTAGAAAGACTGAAAACAAGGGACGTGATGAGCGTGCAGCTAGTGATTTACGTAAGAAGGCCAAGACAGTGGGATCTTTCAGTGGAGGTTTTGATGAAAATTGCAGAGCAGGAA GTGCTACAGGTACAGGAAATAGAGGTCGAGGTGCTGGAGATCGTGCTACTGTGAATCAAGGACAAGGGAATGCTGGTAGAAGACGGGTGAGAGTTTTTGCATTTACTAGACAGGATGCTCAGGCCTCGAATGTTGTGGTTACAG TTGCTACTCCTATTGGAGAGTCTCTATTAGCTGAACACGTGTATCGTGCTTGCCAGATTTGGGTTGAGGGTAGAGATACTCTAGCTGACCTTATTGTACTTGATATGATTGACTTTGACATGctgatgggaatggattggttatcttcttGCTATGCTATCGTCGATTGTCATGCAAAGATA GCTCAACGAATTCTAAAGAAAGGTTGCTTGGGTCTCTTAGCTATTGTAAATGACACAAGAAAGGAAACAGTTAGTATAGAAAATGTACCAGTAGTGAGAGaattttctgatgtatttcctaaGGATTTACCAGGATTGCCTCTAGTACGAGAaatagattttggtattgatttgccaCCTTACACACAACCCATATTGATACCCCCATATCGAATGGAACCAGCAGAGTTGAGGGAGCTAAAGCAACAGTTGCAGGATTTGCTAGATAAGGTTTTTATAAGACCTAGTGTATCaccatggggtgcaccagtactgttcgtaaagaagaaagacggatccctgagaatgtgtattgactacaggcagttgaacaagataACAATACGCAATAAATATCATTTGCCTTGTATAGATGacatgtttgatcagttacaaggagtTTCCCACTTTTCAAAGATTGACCTCCGTATCATCAACTTAGAATCAAAGATGAAGATATTTCTAAGACTGCTTTCAGAACTCGATGcaggcactatgagtttcttgtga